CCAATTGGCGACGTTATGCAggcaaaggaaagagaaatagaGAGATATAAAACGGAGAAGAACGGGATGAGTTGCAAGCTTTATGATGGCCAAAAGGGTTCTTTTGCGAAATCCTGCGCCAATAACTGCAGAGGACGTCACAGGGCAGCGGCGGACAAAATAAGCGGTACTGCAATGACTAAAGGCTCTAGTTGCTCGGACTATATTCTAGGTAGAGCAGATGTCAATTCTTGATATCTCTCATAgactatattatatatatctctaattatttaataacttacttttcAAGATGTTTTTGCAGTTTATTATCTATTCTCAGACATCATTTGGCTTCATAGATGCTTCTTATACTGACTGGCTTATTTTGTCTAGCATCTGACCGGGGTTTCGCCGCGCTCTCAGCTTCCGAGGTTTCGGCGGTAATTCCGTCATCAAGCTTGGACGACGTTACGAGTACCTGCTTAGTCGGTCACCTAAGCCAAACACCACCAAACAACCTTTGAAGCTATTCGAAGCTCTCCCAGCCCAGCGCCGACAACCCTCGATCGACGTGATAGCAGGATGAACCGGCTGCTGCAAGCCTTCATCATTCCCTGACGAGCCACGCCTCGCTTCTCGATAGATCTCGCAGACTTCACTCGTTGCTGCACCGGCCCCGCGTGGGGCAATTCGTCAACATGTAGAGTCAACCCGAATAGCTATGTTATACGTTATATACGAGTTCTGACGCTGGTGGTGGGAATCACAGGTTCGAAAAATCTCTATACGACCTCATTCGGGGTCTGCGCAACCACAAGGGCAATGAGAAGGAGTACATCCAGAAGACACTCAAGGAGTGCCGCGCCGAGGTTCGCAGCCAGGACATGGGTTGGTTCCCTCgttccctctctttctcttctccaacgcGACGACGATTCTGACTTTGATTCTGCGCTTGTCTAGATCTCAAGGCAACGGCCCTATTAAAGCTCATCTACCTCGAAATGGTCGGCCACGACATGTCATGGGCCTCCTTCCATGTCCTCGAGGTCATGTCGTCGCCCAAGTACCACCAGAAGCGCGTGGGATACCTAGGCGCTGTGCAGAGCTTTCGGCATGACACTGAAGTTCTCATGCTAGCTACCAATCTCCTAAAAAAGGTATTTCATGAGATCGCTTTCCATTGCTCCTCTCAAGGACTGCTCGATGCTGATTCTTCCATCATTAGGACTTGGCTGCCACCACTCCAACAGTTATATCCCTTCCGATTGCCACTCTCCCCCATGTCATTACTCCGTCCTTGGCTCTCTCGACCCTCGCCGACTTGCTACCACGCTTGAACCATAGCCATGCAAACATACGCAAAAAGACCCTCGTCACACTATATCGCCTGGCGCTCGTATACCCCGAGGCTTTGCGTGCTGCCTGGCCAAAGATCAAAGATCGCCTGATGGATCCCAACGAAGACCCGAGCGTAACGGCAGCCATTGTCAACGTCGTCTGTGAGCTTGGTTCGCGGCGACCCCATGACTTTCTGCCTCTGGCGCCACGACTATTCGAGCTATTGGTGGAGAGTGGTAACAACTGGATGGCCATCAAACTCATCAAGCTCGTCTGTCTTTCCTATCCCTCAGGTTCTACTTTTGTCTAGGCTAACATCATGGTTCAGTTTGCGACGTTAACACCGCTTGAGCCTCGTCTTGTCAAAAAGCTGTTGCCTCCCCTTACAAACATTATCCGAACGACTCCTGCCATGTCATTGCTGTACGAGTGTATCAATGGCATCATACAAGGTGGCATTCTAGACAGCGCCGAGGATATAGCGGGAGCTGATGAAATTGCAACCCTCTGTGTCAATAAGCTGCGAGGAATGATAATGATTAATGGCGATGCAAATCGTGAGTACCATGATCTAAGCTCTTGATGAACTCCTTCCAGTGGCTAACCCATCGATTCAGTAAAATATGTTGCCTTGCTGGCCTTTAACAAGATTGTTCTCACGCACCCGCATCTTGTTTCCCAGCAGGAGGATGTCATTCTGGAATGTATCGATAGTACAGATATTACCATCCGCGTCCAAGCCCTTAATCTTGTAAAGGGTATGGTTACCAGCGATAACTTGGTCCCCATAGTGAGCCGCCtgatgaagcagctcaagtcgtcatcgccgtccAAGGATCGCCGTCCTCCAGGAAGCTCATCCAACACTCCCGAAACAGAATCCGATGATGAATCGCAAACTGCTATTACAGCGCCAACTGTCCGAGACACTCAAGCTCTCCTCATTCCTGACGACTACCGAATAGACATCATTGAAAGAATCTTGTTCATGTGCTCCAAGGACAACTATTCGAGTGTATTGGACTTTGATTGGTACATTGATGTACTGACACAACTTGTTCGAATGGCTCCTGTCCCACGAACGTTCGATGCAGACACAGGCGCCTTGCTCCCAACCCGCCAACAGGTTGATGTTTCCGAAAAAGTAGGAGATGAGCTGCGCAACGTTGCTGTCAAGGTCAGGGCAATGAGAGCAACTGCGGTCAGGGCAGCGGACGTTATTCTTGACCAGTTGCTCGGTGATAATCCGGTTGGACATCCGCTCAGTTCAGGGGCTCTAAAGTCGGCCATATGGATCATTGGTGAATACTCTATACAGCTAGCCCTGCCAGATGATAGTCTCAACGGGCTCCTCCAGGCCATTCCGAGAATCGGGAAACCAGAGATCGTTGCGGTAGCGCTCCATGCTACTGCTAAAGTCTTCTCATCAATCGCCGGCAGCGAACTTGAACCGTGGACCTCGGAACGAAAATCAAGGATATCGCTCCTCCTCGCGCGCATATTAGATGTATTAGAGCCGCTTGCTCTTCATCCGAATCTTGAAGTACAAGAGCGGGCGGTAGAATTCATAGAGCTGCTCAAGCTGACGGCAGAAGCGGCTTCAGGGCAACCTCCATCAACAGATGAAAATAGCCAAGAGCCACCCTTGCTTCTCACACAGGCTATTCCATCCTTGTTCACTGGCTGGGAACTCAATTCCGTTGCTATCCACGCGCAGAAGAATGTGCCCCTTCCAGGAGGGCTGGATTTAGATGAACCAATACACAGTAACCTCGGCCGGCTTTTGGCTCAAACCGATATTATTACGCTTCAATCTGATGAGGCTGATGAGTTTGAGGTCTACTATCACCAACGACCGCCTCCTTCGAgcatctcatcatcggctCCAGCCATTAGCAGACTGGCCGATCCAGATGATGACATGGCAAGCTCCTATCAACAACTCAGTGAGGAGAGTTATTTGGATGCAGACATTCTTGCGAAGAGAAAGGCAGAAAGGATggagaaaaataaagatgACCCCTTTTACATTCCGAGCGATAATATCCTCAGGACATCAACCCCAATCCATAACATCCTACAAAACCACAATGGTCCCGCCTTGGATATCGATTCCATTCCCGTCATGCAACTAGACCTCGAGAAGGTTGGAAGTACAGTCGCTGCGCCCTCTCGACCGCGACCTCAGCCACGGCAGAGAGTCATCGTTGCTGCGGATGAGACCCTAGAAGGGAGCGACAGCGGCACCGGGCGACAATACGACTCAGAAAATAGTTCTGGTAATCTCACCAAGGCCAAATCTAAGAAATCAAAGCAGCACTCTCTCCTACAAGTTGACTCGAGCACTATCGGGTCCTTCAGCCTGGAAGGAAACGCCTCTGAAGGATTCGACTATGAAAGGCAGCagcgggaggaggcggagatgcagcaggcCATGAAGGAGGTGGAGCGGTTACGACTGGAAATGCAACGGGCCAACGAGAGGATTCAGATGGCTCAGGGGGCGGATGTTCAAGGCGTCGtcataaagaagaagaagaagaaggtggccAAGAAGACTGCGGGGGACGATGAGAACGAACCTACAAAGGtcaagccgaagaagaagaccaaaaAGGTAGTGGCGCAGACGGCGGAAGGTGGTGAGCCCGGCGGCGCAACTGAAGATGCGCCGGGGAGTCCTTCTGCGAAAGTAGCgccgaagaaaaagaagaagaagaaggcaccCGTCGAAGAAGTCGAGGCAACGGGAGAGGCAGGATCTCTAGCATGAGGCTATCGTCTTTGTGTGTCTGGGAATTAGAAACAAGGAGAAACACTCCCATTTAGCCACGTGAAAACAAATTTGTACATATGGAGATGATTTGTATAGAGGAGCAGGCGAGCGTAGTTTTCgtcaaagaaacaaaaggggGGCCATCACTATATCTTATCACatttttttccattttcctCCATAAGAAATCACTGTCACcgacgaagagaagaaaatgccAGGATAGCAATACTAGAATAAAAGATATTTCCAAAAcaataaaaaacaaaaaaagcaagatAGTGTAGCGCATATATGGCATCTCAACCTCCCCCCCTTAATCCCCCTTGTCCTATAATCCCTCCCTTTACTCCAGATTTCCAGCCAACGCATCTATCTAGCCCTTCATACCAAactttttttgttttccttctctcaCGACAAAGGGAAAGACAGTCCATACACACAGTTTCGCCATTTGCTCTGGTGAATCTACAACAAACAAAAGCACACACATTTCGTCATGGTCCGTAATCCATACAATGCAAACGAGAAGGGAAAACATGTCATCATAGCTGGAGATTACTAGTACTCCATCGGTCTGTCCTCCAGGGTCACGCCGCGAGGGCTGGTCTCCCTTGGGGGAGTGGCGGGATCGCCGCCACCAAACTTGGCCGCGGCTCCCCTACCCAGGCTGTCACGTTTCTCCAAGCCCGGCTCGGGCTCGACCTCTGACTTGAGGGGAGATCCATTCGTGGCGTCTGGGGGACTGGTGCTGCCATCTGGTGCAGGAACCTCCAGGCTGGATCGCTTAATGGCATTCAGACTGCCAAGACTGCTGCGGTGGCGGTCCGATGAGGTTGTCGGGCTGGTCTGGATAGGAAATCGAGTCTCAGGGCCGCCGCTGCTTCGCTCCCGTCGGTGACCTCGCGGGCCAGGAGCTGGGCTGGTGGCGCGGCTTCGCGGGGCATGGtgaatcttcttctcgagcaaGGCCTTGttcctctcttccatcaGAGCTTTCCTGTTACTTTCATCGGTACTAATCGCCCGAGGACGTCCCGGGACGGCGATGGAGTGGCTGGCAGTTGACATGCGCTTGAGCTCGCTGAAGATTGCGTCTTTGTTCGCAAACAGGTCGCGGACAAGTCGGCTCGCgtgcttctcttccattgtGAGAGAAGTTTCTGTTCGTGGACGGAGGACGCAAGGAGCCAAAGAAGTGGCCAAGGCCGCAACGTACTCCTCATCAGCCGAAGTAAGATCAATGAGACGCGTAAAGTGGTTCATGCAAGCGTCCAATGTCGCAATGTTGGTCAATCGCAGCTGTGAAAGAGTCTGTTGAAGCACCGCAATTCGAGAGGTCTCTGACGAGTCGGTGGCCGGGGTGGTGTAAATTGTTCGAACGATTTCGTAAACGTGAGAGGAAACCAGGGAGTCTAGTaaaggagagaaagcaaATGTTAGTTTACGCAGAAATCTTTAAATGAAGCGGGCCAATGCTGTTTCTTACCAGGAAGTTCGAGTAGATAAAGCTTGAGAAGGGTCGCAACGGTTGGAATGTCAAATTCGTCGAAAACCTCGGGAGCAACTGGCTTGCCGTTGTTGATCTTTGCACGAAGCTTGTGTGTCTGGGCAAGGGGCACATCGAGCAGCCACACTCCTCGTCTCGCTTCGTCGCCCTCCAAGTCAGGGTAGTGGTTGTCGAGATAGGTCAGGATAGTGGTGATGATAATGGGCACACGTTTCTTATCGGCTCTCGCGCGTGCCTCCAGATCAACGCCAAAAGTCTGCTCATCAACCTTGTTGTAGTAATTCTCATAGACTACGACCTTTGGAATGAAGCTTCCAGTGCGGTAGTTTTCCAAAAGATATCGGAGATCGCCCGAGGGCTGCACAGTCTCCTGGAAAAGCATCATCTTGTCTACAGTCGACTGTAGGCTGGGAATGACGTTGCCAATGGTTCCCGTGAAGTCGAGGATGACCGTCTTGATAGCTTTCAACCGATCGAGCTCACAGCGCTCGAGAAACTTGAGGTGCAGGAAGATGAGCTCTTCCAGTTCGCAACGGAGCTCATCGAGCTTCTGGACACCGGCCTTGTATGTCTCATCCGCCTCCTTTGCTTCGCGCTGCAATCGCTGAGGAGCGGTCTCGCCAGGCCTAGAGTTGCCGAGCACACTCCAGCCGGACAGCAGCTCGCTCACGGTTCCAACGACGGGTGACGAGTCGCCGCCATCTGAACCCGTAGCAGGCATGGAGAAAGTCCGGCCGAgcgtctgcttcttctcgggGATGCCCGCAAGCTGAAAGGCCTTGGGTCTCCACTGGTAGAACATCTTGGACGAATTGGCAAACGTGTTTCCGACATTTCCAATGAGGCGCAACATgccgttggagatgagatccTGCCCAATTCTCTCAGCGTAACTGACGCTTGTGGTTCCCATGCTTCGCTGAAGATACTCGACGATATCTGAGCCGGCAGATGTGTTGAGATATGTGCCCAGAATGGGGACTTTGGTTTCTCCCATCTTGATTGTCGACAACATCTGGGACAGgattttcttcatctgctcgGGTTGGTAGACATCGTCGCCAATCTCGTAGACCTCCTCGTTCTggggctcttcttccttgtgAGGTTGAACCTTGATCTCGGGAATCGGCGGGGCATTTGTCTGGGCCTGCTTGGGACTGGATTCCGGGTCCTGGAAAGCAAGCTTGTTCTCCTCTTCCAGGTCTTCCACCAGTCGGCACTTGTTGAAATAGTTTGACCGTAGCTTTTTGACCACCTCAGCTTGTTTGTCGTGCGCCTTGATTCGCAGCTGGAGAACATCTTGAGAATCCTGAATACGAGTCTCGTGAGCATCGCACCATCGAGAAAAGGGATTGACGACTAAATCGCGGATGCTCTGGGCAATTCGGATGTGACTTTGAGAAGCCTCCTGCATCTCCGCTCGCATGCCATCGTAGGCCTACACATTTCGAGAGTCAGCGAAACCATTGCCTAGTCAATACACCAACGCTAACCGCAGCGGCGCAGCTTAGATCCAACTTGACTGACTGACCTTGCGAACAGTGGCGCCGTCATCTCGAGAGAAGCCGCCGGTCAACTTGTCTGCGGCCGGCGCAATTTCACTGAGACGCTGTCCATACGCTTCTTCGGCCTCGGCGCGCAATCGGGCTATGGTAAGCACCTGGCGATCTTCCACAACAccctgctgcagcttgctGAAGAGGACACCCAGTCCTGATGACGGTTAGAAAAGGACGACGGCAAGCACCTGCGCAGGGTCGGGGATTCAAAATACCAGCAGCATAATCGTTCGACCAGAAGGAATCGGCGAATCCAGGCATCGTTATCTATTCGGAGTCCGACCGTTGAACCGTGGGAGCATGCGATAGCTACGTCGTACTGCTGCCGAGGGGCTATTTCGAAAGGGGGGGGTTCTTCACTCGCTAGCGAGTTATGgagttgaaaaaaagactTCCAGCAACTCGATTATCGCAACGATGAGGAGGTCCTAACACAGCCAGGAACACCcgcaagaaggaaaagaaagaagaaataggGGCGCCAAAAATGtgacaaaggagaagacaCAAAATCAGCGCGCCGGGGGTCGTAACACGAATTGGAGCGGTGGCAACGAAGATCCGGGCAGTCGAGTCGAAGTTgcgaagaggaaaagataAGATATGGTATtagcagaagcagaagcagaagcagcgaGAAATAGAAGACCAAGGCTGGACAAGAGCTTCGCAGAAGGCTCGAGAATAAGGAGAGGAAGTGCGCTGTGCTCCGCAGTGAGCAGATGTTAAATGCAAGCACAAAGATGGTGAGAGGCTCACATGGAGGCGGTTTGGCCGAAACAGCTAGAGCCCAGGTACGAGGTGCCAACGGAGGTCCCCTAGCCAGCGCCTGAGGTTTAGTGGTTTAGTGCAGGGAGGAGAACGAGGCTCAGACGCAGGTAGACGCAGGtatgcatgtacatggcGGGCTGTTAGGCGATTGGCAGGGCAATGGCCGGGCTCCCCTATTGTggcctgctcctgctccagGTACCTCTTTTCCTCGAATCACCTCTGGCGGCTAGCAGACAAACAGCATCCCAAGTCTTTTTTGGCGCTGACTGTGCTATTCAAGTTTGACAGaagctggactggactggactcCATTCGTACATGCactggtacaggtacatgccAACAGAAGTAGCATTACCCAGTAGTGGTTGGCCATTCGCTCACTAGCTGGCCAACCAGCAGTCCCGTTATTAATAGGCCGCAGTGTAGTCATGATGGTAATAATCCCACAATACGctcgttctctctcctctcgtCTTCACGAGCTGGGTACGGGCGACCTACCTTGCATGTACCCGGGCGTTACTGGTTAGCGGCACCCGCCTGCAAGACTCAGGAGCAGATATCAAAAagcaggtactcgtacttggtactatcaaagtacgagtacagcgCTTTGCATGATTCCCTGCAGCAGTTGCAGATTCTGTACGAAGCTCCTGGTTTCAGCAACGTGCTTACGCTCTTATGAAGGGACTCATGGTCATTTCGGCATCTTGGACAGGGCACGGGCCAGTCGTATTAATATTCTGTGTCTGCCATTCTTTTCACCGTATCGTCAAATATGGTCACCGCCTCATTGCTATCATTTCCACTGCACGAACCCCAATTGACGGCGAAATGCGCtgctttttcttgttttggaCCGT
Above is a genomic segment from Trichoderma breve strain T069 chromosome 6, whole genome shotgun sequence containing:
- a CDS encoding rhoGAP domain-containing protein, whose product is MPGFADSFWSNDYAAGLGVLFSKLQQGVVEDRQVLTIARLRAEAEEAYGQRLSEIAPAADKLTGGFSRDDGATVRKAYDGMRAEMQEASQSHIRIAQSIRDLVVNPFSRWCDAHETRIQDSQDVLQLRIKAHDKQAEVVKKLRSNYFNKCRLVEDLEEENKLAFQDPESSPKQAQTNAPPIPEIKVQPHKEEEPQNEEVYEIGDDVYQPEQMKKILSQMLSTIKMGETKVPILGTYLNTSAGSDIVEYLQRSMGTTSVSYAERIGQDLISNGMLRLIGNVGNTFANSSKMFYQWRPKAFQLAGIPEKKQTLGRTFSMPATGSDGGDSSPVVGTVSELLSGWSVLGNSRPGETAPQRLQREAKEADETYKAGVQKLDELRCELEELIFLHLKFLERCELDRLKAIKTVILDFTGTIGNVIPSLQSTVDKMMLFQETVQPSGDLRYLLENYRTGSFIPKVVVYENYYNKVDEQTFGVDLEARARADKKRVPIIITTILTYLDNHYPDLEGDEARRGVWLLDVPLAQTHKLRAKINNGKPVAPEVFDEFDIPTVATLLKLYLLELPDSLVSSHVYEIVRTIYTTPATDSSETSRIAVLQQTLSQLRLTNIATLDACMNHFTRLIDLTSADEEYVAALATSLAPCVLRPRTETSLTMEEKHASRLVRDLFANKDAIFSELKRMSTASHSIAVPGRPRAISTDESNRKALMEERNKALLEKKIHHAPRSRATSPAPGPRGHRRERSSGGPETRFPIQTSPTTSSDRHRSSLGSLNAIKRSSLEVPAPDGSTSPPDATNGSPLKSEVEPEPGLEKRDSLGRGAAAKFGGGDPATPPRETSPRGVTLEDRPMEY